GGCTCGACAGCTGATGTCCGGCGAATACGATCTCGGGGCCGTCCTGGCCGAATGTCGGCGTCAGCATTTCAACCGCCGCCTTCGCACCGAGGTAGGATCCGCCGATACCGATGACGACGAGCACATCGGAGTCGGAACGGATCTTATCTGCAGACTGCTGGATGCGTGAGAACTCTTCCCTGTCATAATTTTCGGGAAGGTCCACCCACCCCAGGAAATCACTGCCGGCGCCTGTGCCCTTGTGGATCATTTCATGTGCACTTGAAACGAAAGGCGCCAAGCCTGACATCTCTTCTTCACTCATGAATGGTGATGCATTTGAATAATCGAATTTAATATGTGTCATAGGTATCCTCCAAATAGTTTATCCATCATCCATATTGTAGATAAAAACAGGAGGCCATTTCAATTATTTTGTCGCATTCGCTGCAATATCGCGATTTTTGGGGATGAGCGTCCTTATTTCATCCGCCTTCCCTTCGTTCAGCAGGTTGACGATGCGGCTGCCGACGATGACACCATCACAGTGTGCACCGATCTTCTCCGCCTGTTCCGCATCATTGATGCCGAAACCGGCACAGACAGGCACATCACTCGCCTGGCTGATCTTCTCAAGATGGTCGTAGAGGGAGTCGACAAAGCCTTCCCTCACACCCGTCGTGCCGTTGACCGTCACTGCATAGATGAAGCCCTCAGCACCTTCAATGACTTCCTTGATGCGGTCTTCCGAACTCGTCAGCGTGATGAAGCGGATCATCGCGATGTCATACTTTGCAAGGGGCGCGCCGAATTCACGCTCTTCCTCAAGGGGCACGTCCGGGATGATGACGCCTGAGACGCCCGCTTCATGTGCCAGTTCCGCAAAACGGTGTGCACCGAGGCGGAGCACCGGATTGGCGTAGGTCATGATTACGACAGGGATGGATACCTCGTGCCTGATCCGTGCAAGTTCGACCAGCACCTTCTCAAGTGTGACCCCCTGTGCCAGCGCGCGCTGACCGGCCGCCTGTATGGCCGGGCCGTCTGCAACGGGATCTGAAAACGGGATGCCGAGCTCCACGATCGATACACCGGATGCTTCAAGCGATTGTATCTGTCCCTTCAGATTCTGGAGGCCGCCGTCGCCCGCCATGATATACGCGATGAACGCCTTCTCGTCCTCTGCTTTCAGTGTGCCGAATGCCTTTTCCAATTCGAATTTGCTCATAGTTCCCTTCCTTCCTCTCTTGTCTTGATCTGTGCCACGTCCTTGTCTCCGCGTCCCGACAGACAGATGACCAGTGTTTCATCCGGGGACATCCCTGCCGCCATCTTCACTGCATGCGATACCGCATGGGCGCTCTCGAGCGCCGGGATGATGCCTTCGGTATGCGACAGCAGCTTGAAGGCTTCAAGCGCCTCCTCATCCGTCACATGTTCGTATTCCGCCCGTTCGATATTCTTCAGGTGGCTGTGCTCCGGTCCGATGCCCGGGTAGTCCAGTCCGGCTGAGATGGAATAGGCCTCCTGTACCTGGCCTGCTTCGTCCTGCAGGAGGTGCATCTTGGCACCATGAAGGATGCCGATGGATCCTTCATTCAATGAAGCTGCATGCTCCCCGGATGGTATGCCATGGCCTGAGGCCTCGACTCCGACGAGACGGACCCCCCTGTCATCGATGAATGGATGGAACATGCCGATCGCATTGCTCCCTCCGCCGATGCATGCCACGACCGCATCGGGCAGCCTGCCTTCCTTATCGAGCATCTGCTGCTTCGTCTCCCTGCCGATGACCGACTGCAGGTCACGCACAATCTGCGGGAACGGGTGCGGTCCCATCGCCGAACCGAGGATGTAGTGCGTATCCTCGACATTCGCCACCCAGTAGCGCAGCGCTTCGTTGACGGCATCTTTGAGCGTGCCCCTGCCCTGGTCGACGCTGACGACTTTGGCGCCGAGCAGCTCCATGCGGAAGACGTTCAGCTCCTGGCGCTTCACATCCTCCTTGCCCATGAAGACCACGCATTCCAGGTCGAGCAGTGCACATACGGTTGCTGTCGCCACGCCGTGCTGTCCAGCCCCCGTCTCGGCAACGACCTTCTTCTTGCCCATCCGTTTCGTGAGCAGCGCCTGACCGATCGTGTTGTTGATCTTATGTGCGCCCGTATGGTTCAGGTCCTCGCGCTTGAGGTAGATTTTTGCCCCGCCGGCCTTTTCCGATAAGCGCTCCGCGTAATAGAGCGGGGATTCCCTGCCGACATAGTCCTTCAAGTAGTAGTTGAGCTCCTGCTGGAATGCTTCATCGTACTGGGCAGATTTATATTCCGCCTCCAGTTCCTTGATGGCACCCATCAGTGTCTCCGGCACATACCTGCCGCCGTATTCTCCGTAGTGGCCGTTTTCATTCGGCTGAGTGTAGATCTGTTTCATTTATATGCACACCTTTCATCTGTTCAGTCAATTCGAATATTTTCTTCCTGTCTTTCACACCATCCGTCTCCACGCCGCTTGAGATGTCGACATATGCAGGTGATACGGCTTCATATGCCTGACGGACATTGCAGCTGTTGATGCCGCCTGCGAGAATGAGGCGGCTCTGGTCCACGCCCGGGTGATCGAGGGCCGACCAGTCGAATGCATGGCCCGTGCCTCCCCGGTACCTGCCCGGCGGACTGTCGATCAGTATATAGTCTGCACTGTAGCGGAACATCTCCCGGATATCCGTCTGGCGGATGGAGAAGGCCTTGATTACCGGGATATCCAGCGCTTCTGCATAGTCCCGCGATTCGTCCCCATGCAGCTGTACAAAGTCCAGGCCGACCGCCTCGTATATCCGCCTCACTTCATCGATCGGCTCATTGACGAAGACACCGGTACAGTCTATGTCCTGCCCGACGGCGCGGACTATTTCACGCGCCTCTGCCACACTGATCTTCCGGCGGCTGTCGGCGAACATCAGTCCGAGCATGTCCACACCGGCATCCACTGCCCACCGGGCCGCTTCCACCGACTGGATGCCGCAGATCTTGATCTTCATCTGCGCGGCACCTTGAGTGAACGGGTGGTCGCATCCGGCTGCTCTGCACGCATCAGCGTCTCGCCGACCAGCAGGGCGCTTGCCCCTGCGTCCCGCATGCGAACAGCATCCGCTTCGGTCTTTATGCCGCTCTCAGCGATGAAGTGCGTGGAGACATCGCCATATTTTGCAAGCAGCCTTTCGGTGTTTGCGATATCCACTTCGAATGTCTTGAGGTCCCGGTTGTTGACGCCGATGAGTTCAGGGCTTATTGCGAGCGCCCGCTCCATCTCTTCTTCCGTGTGGACTTCGACGATCGATTCCAGGCCATATGTCCCGGCGTAGTCGTACAGACGTTTAAGCGTTTCGTCATCAAGGGCCGCCACGATGAGCAGGATGACATCGGCACCGTACAGGTACGCCCGGTCAATCTGCCGCTCGTCGATGATGAAATCCTTGTTCAGCACCGGTACACCGACTGCACATTTCACCGCCTCAAGATCCCTCATAGAGCCCTTGAAGTAGTTCTTATCCGTCAATACGGAGATCGCATCCACACCGCCTGATACGTATTTTGCCGCCTGTTCTTCAGGCTTGATGCCGATGTTGATGTCCCCCTTCGAAGGGGATGCCCGCTTCACTTCTCCGATTACGGCCATCGTCTCCGAGTCTTCAAGGCGTGCCCTGAAGGATACCGGCTTCCGGCTCCGGATGATCTCCTGGGCATCCAGTGATTTTATTTCAATGCGTTTATGTGAAATGATCTCTTCAAGTATTGCCGCCATTTTATATCCCGCCTTCTTGTGTATAGGTAACCAGATGGTTCAATTTCGCAAGTGCCCTGCCTGAATCGATGCTCTCCCGCGCCTTTTCGATGCCTTCCTCGATCGTCTCCGCCCGCTCTGCACTGAACAGCCCGAGTCCCGCATTCAGCAGGATCGTGTCGCGTTGGGCCGGTGTCGCCCGTCCGGAGAGGACATCAAGGAGGATCTGCGCATTTTCACCGCTGTCGCCGCCGGTGATCGCTTCCTTCGTATATGTCGGCAGGCCGACCGATTCCGGGGTGAAGGTCATATTTGTGATTTCACCGTCGGCAAGTATCGTCATGTGGTTCTCGCCGAGCAGGGATGCCTCATCCATCGAACCTGCCCCGTTGATGACCACGGCGCGTTTCCTGCCGAGACGCTTCAGCACCTGTGCCATCATCTCCACCTTATCCTTGCGGTAGACGCCGAGGAACTGGTAGTCCAGGGCTACCGGATTGATCAGCGGCCCGATCAGGTTGAAGATCGTCGGTACCTTCAAGTCGTGCCGCACCTTCATGATCTGCTTGATCTTCGGATGGGCGTGGGGAGCGAAAAGGAATGCGA
The sequence above is drawn from the Salinicoccus roseus genome and encodes:
- the trpA gene encoding tryptophan synthase subunit alpha, translated to MSKFELEKAFGTLKAEDEKAFIAYIMAGDGGLQNLKGQIQSLEASGVSIVELGIPFSDPVADGPAIQAAGQRALAQGVTLEKVLVELARIRHEVSIPVVIMTYANPVLRLGAHRFAELAHEAGVSGVIIPDVPLEEEREFGAPLAKYDIAMIRFITLTSSEDRIKEVIEGAEGFIYAVTVNGTTGVREGFVDSLYDHLEKISQASDVPVCAGFGINDAEQAEKIGAHCDGVIVGSRIVNLLNEGKADEIRTLIPKNRDIAANATK
- the trpB gene encoding tryptophan synthase subunit beta, with translation MKQIYTQPNENGHYGEYGGRYVPETLMGAIKELEAEYKSAQYDEAFQQELNYYLKDYVGRESPLYYAERLSEKAGGAKIYLKREDLNHTGAHKINNTIGQALLTKRMGKKKVVAETGAGQHGVATATVCALLDLECVVFMGKEDVKRQELNVFRMELLGAKVVSVDQGRGTLKDAVNEALRYWVANVEDTHYILGSAMGPHPFPQIVRDLQSVIGRETKQQMLDKEGRLPDAVVACIGGGSNAIGMFHPFIDDRGVRLVGVEASGHGIPSGEHAASLNEGSIGILHGAKMHLLQDEAGQVQEAYSISAGLDYPGIGPEHSHLKNIERAEYEHVTDEEALEAFKLLSHTEGIIPALESAHAVSHAVKMAAGMSPDETLVICLSGRGDKDVAQIKTREEGREL
- a CDS encoding phosphoribosylanthranilate isomerase, with product MKIKICGIQSVEAARWAVDAGVDMLGLMFADSRRKISVAEAREIVRAVGQDIDCTGVFVNEPIDEVRRIYEAVGLDFVQLHGDESRDYAEALDIPVIKAFSIRQTDIREMFRYSADYILIDSPPGRYRGGTGHAFDWSALDHPGVDQSRLILAGGINSCNVRQAYEAVSPAYVDISSGVETDGVKDRKKIFELTEQMKGVHINETDLHSAE
- the trpC gene encoding indole-3-glycerol phosphate synthase TrpC, with protein sequence MAAILEEIISHKRIEIKSLDAQEIIRSRKPVSFRARLEDSETMAVIGEVKRASPSKGDINIGIKPEEQAAKYVSGGVDAISVLTDKNYFKGSMRDLEAVKCAVGVPVLNKDFIIDERQIDRAYLYGADVILLIVAALDDETLKRLYDYAGTYGLESIVEVHTEEEMERALAISPELIGVNNRDLKTFEVDIANTERLLAKYGDVSTHFIAESGIKTEADAVRMRDAGASALLVGETLMRAEQPDATTRSLKVPRR
- the trpD gene encoding anthranilate phosphoribosyltransferase yields the protein MKPYLAKLSEREDLTFEEMSEAVSILLLDAVSDSEIAALLMALKAKGETVEEIAALVEVLRRHAMPIRRHIDGVMDNCGTGGDGSNSFNISTTSAFVLAGAGVKVAKHGNRSITSKTGSSDVLGEIGVSLSFDTEDIDTLLDKNDIAFLFAPHAHPKIKQIMKVRHDLKVPTIFNLIGPLINPVALDYQFLGVYRKDKVEMMAQVLKRLGRKRAVVINGAGSMDEASLLGENHMTILADGEITNMTFTPESVGLPTYTKEAITGGDSGENAQILLDVLSGRATPAQRDTILLNAGLGLFSAERAETIEEGIEKARESIDSGRALAKLNHLVTYTQEGGI